One segment of Desulfonauticus submarinus DNA contains the following:
- the flgA gene encoding flagellar basal body P-ring formation chaperone FlgA, whose amino-acid sequence MKKVLLLISIFVLQSAFLMADNEQYFLIKKYVCSLNGNFYFRDFVVSFNKSSQEWMSLKDKLILYVKDDKKYVIERRDIYSLFKKVLGRSVNSCIIPDKIVLKKAEKVFSPNQLEEKVKCFFKQNTNHLDITFRDFNFSQGIFLNRGEKLKIELGRKFHPGRNSFKIKIIDTFGVVKKTFMGNIFVDVWKAVPVIAVPIQRHEALTPTKITYKRKNLAYISGKVWSGKNFNYRVKKSMGIGEVITLNKLELLPLVSKGERINLEFRGKYIRLQGIGVALQDGILGSEVKVKNLETGKIVEGKVKGPGIVQVF is encoded by the coding sequence ATGAAAAAAGTATTGCTTTTAATAAGTATTTTTGTTTTGCAAAGTGCATTTTTGATGGCAGATAATGAGCAATACTTTTTAATAAAAAAATATGTGTGTTCTCTAAATGGCAATTTTTATTTTAGAGATTTTGTTGTTTCCTTTAATAAGAGTTCACAGGAATGGATGAGTTTAAAAGATAAACTTATTTTGTATGTTAAAGATGATAAAAAGTATGTAATAGAGCGGAGAGATATTTATAGTTTATTTAAAAAAGTGCTTGGAAGAAGTGTAAATTCTTGTATTATTCCAGATAAAATAGTTTTAAAAAAAGCAGAAAAGGTATTTTCTCCTAACCAATTGGAAGAAAAGGTTAAGTGTTTCTTTAAACAAAATACAAATCATCTGGATATAACGTTTCGCGATTTTAATTTTAGTCAAGGCATTTTTTTAAATAGAGGAGAAAAATTAAAAATAGAATTAGGGCGAAAATTTCATCCAGGCAGAAATAGTTTTAAGATAAAAATAATTGATACTTTTGGTGTGGTAAAAAAGACTTTTATGGGAAATATTTTTGTAGATGTTTGGAAAGCAGTGCCAGTGATTGCAGTGCCTATACAGCGGCATGAAGCTTTAACTCCAACTAAGATTACATATAAGCGTAAAAATTTGGCGTATATTTCTGGTAAGGTTTGGTCTGGGAAGAATTTTAATTATCGGGTTAAGAAAAGTATGGGAATAGGAGAAGTGATTACTTTAAATAAATTAGAATTACTACCTTTGGTAAGTAAGGGAGAAAGGATAAATTTAGAGTTTAGAGGAAAATATATTCGTTTACAAGGAATAGGTGTTGCTCTTCAAGATGGAATTTTGGGTTCTGAGGTTAAGGTTAAAAATTTAGAAACAGGTAAAATTGTAGAAGGTAAAGTAAAGGGACCAGGTATTGTTCAAGTATTTTAA
- a CDS encoding flagellar basal body P-ring protein FlgI, producing the protein MVKKIILAVLYLLISSVSLAVRIKDISQIGGVRSNQLVGYGLVVGLAGTGDKSNPEFTIQSLVNMLENMGVRVDKSSLKIKNVAAVMVTANMPVSAKPGSKLDVTVSSIGDASSLLGGVLLQTPLKGIDGKVYAIAQGPLAVGGFSAGGQAATASKNISTVARIPGGAIVERSVPFSFAQQKELTLELSIFDFSTTNQIVNKINKSFQDNLAYAPDISTIKIKIPNKFQHNLVPFIAALENLEVTPDTPAKIVVDEKTGTIVLGEHVSISPVAISHGNLHIVVQEEPQVSQPNPLSQGQTTVVPRTNLGVKEEKKNLILLKGATVQELVKGLNAIGATPRDLISILRTLKAAGALHAELEVI; encoded by the coding sequence ATGGTTAAAAAAATAATTCTTGCAGTTTTATATTTATTAATAAGCAGTGTTTCTTTAGCTGTTCGTATTAAAGATATTTCTCAGATAGGAGGAGTGCGTTCTAATCAATTAGTTGGATATGGTTTGGTAGTTGGACTGGCTGGGACAGGAGATAAGAGTAATCCTGAATTTACAATTCAATCCTTAGTAAACATGCTAGAAAATATGGGAGTAAGAGTAGATAAAAGCAGTTTGAAAATAAAAAATGTAGCAGCTGTGATGGTTACTGCTAATATGCCTGTTTCTGCAAAACCAGGTAGTAAATTAGATGTAACGGTATCTTCTATTGGAGATGCTTCTAGTTTATTAGGTGGAGTGCTTTTGCAAACCCCTTTAAAGGGTATTGATGGCAAGGTATACGCGATTGCTCAAGGTCCTTTGGCGGTTGGAGGATTTTCTGCTGGCGGACAAGCAGCTACAGCATCGAAAAATATTTCTACAGTAGCTAGAATCCCAGGTGGAGCTATTGTAGAAAGAAGTGTACCTTTTTCTTTTGCCCAACAAAAAGAACTTACATTAGAGTTATCAATTTTTGATTTTTCAACCACGAACCAAATAGTGAATAAAATTAATAAAAGTTTTCAGGATAATTTGGCGTATGCTCCAGATATTTCTACTATTAAAATAAAAATTCCAAATAAATTCCAACACAACTTGGTACCTTTTATTGCAGCTTTAGAGAATTTGGAAGTTACGCCTGATACACCAGCTAAAATTGTAGTAGATGAAAAAACTGGAACAATAGTATTAGGAGAACATGTTAGTATTTCTCCTGTGGCTATATCTCATGGTAATTTGCATATAGTTGTTCAAGAAGAGCCTCAGGTATCCCAGCCAAATCCTTTATCTCAGGGGCAAACTACAGTGGTTCCTAGAACTAATTTAGGGGTAAAAGAAGAAAAGAAAAATCTTATTTTGCTAAAAGGTGCTACTGTTCAGGAACTAGTAAAAGGGCTTAATGCTATTGGGGCTACACCAAGAGACTTAATTTCAATTTTAAGGACTTTAAAAGCTGCTGGTGCTTTACATGCAGAATTAGAAGTAATTTAA
- a CDS encoding YlxR family protein: MCIICRKKAPKKELIRFVCIIENNKKKLIEDIKQTKPGRGFYVCSPKCKEKLNTFKGWLKKCKGVKN; encoded by the coding sequence ATGTGTATAATTTGTAGAAAAAAAGCTCCTAAAAAGGAACTAATAAGGTTCGTGTGTATAATAGAAAATAATAAAAAAAAATTAATAGAAGATATTAAACAAACAAAACCAGGAAGAGGTTTTTACGTGTGCAGTCCAAAGTGTAAAGAAAAATTAAATACATTTAAGGGCTGGCTAAAGAAGTGTAAGGGGGTTAAGAACTAA
- the nusA gene encoding transcription termination factor NusA produces the protein MSLELKKVIDQISKDKGIDRDLLIDTLEEAVRVSVYKKYGDDIDVEVSFNEETNEIEVYQFKVVVENVENPKNEISLQEARTHDENVQLGDELGFKLSIEDLGRIAAQSAKQIIIQKMRDAEQEIIYEEYKDRVGEIISGIIQRRDKMGWIINLGRTEALLPKDELIPSERYIRGDRIQAYIIEVKKEGRGPQIIVSRSHPDYLKALFHREVPEVADGTVKIMAVARDPGKRAKVAVMTQDSDVDPVGACVGVKGSRIHNIVAELKGEKIDIVIWSPDIATYAANALSPARISKIFVDEEEKILEVIVPDDQLTPAIGQRGQNVKLASKLLGWKIDVYTETRYNQLNEDKRILEQLASVAEIPMQNFLDAGFESLEEIEQATEEELLSIEGLSKEKLSDLKAAINLLKTNN, from the coding sequence ATGAGTTTAGAATTAAAAAAAGTTATTGATCAAATTTCTAAAGATAAAGGTATTGATAGAGATTTATTAATTGATACTTTGGAAGAAGCAGTTAGGGTATCTGTTTACAAGAAGTATGGAGATGATATTGACGTTGAAGTCAGTTTTAATGAAGAAACCAATGAAATCGAAGTATATCAATTTAAAGTAGTTGTTGAAAATGTAGAAAATCCTAAAAATGAAATATCCCTTCAAGAAGCCAGAACACATGATGAAAACGTACAACTTGGAGATGAACTTGGTTTTAAACTAAGTATAGAAGACTTAGGCAGAATAGCAGCACAATCAGCCAAACAAATTATTATTCAAAAAATGCGCGATGCTGAACAAGAAATTATTTACGAAGAATACAAAGATAGAGTAGGAGAAATTATAAGTGGAATTATTCAACGTAGAGATAAAATGGGATGGATAATTAATTTAGGAAGAACAGAAGCTTTATTACCAAAAGATGAATTAATTCCTTCTGAGAGATATATAAGAGGAGATAGAATTCAAGCTTATATTATTGAAGTAAAAAAAGAAGGACGTGGACCTCAAATTATAGTATCTCGTTCTCACCCAGATTACCTTAAAGCTTTATTTCACAGAGAAGTTCCGGAGGTTGCAGACGGAACTGTAAAGATTATGGCTGTGGCTAGAGATCCTGGTAAAAGAGCTAAAGTTGCTGTGATGACTCAAGACTCTGATGTAGATCCAGTAGGAGCCTGTGTAGGTGTTAAAGGTTCTCGTATTCATAATATTGTTGCTGAGCTTAAAGGAGAAAAAATAGACATTGTTATCTGGAGCCCAGACATTGCTACTTATGCAGCTAATGCACTCTCTCCAGCCCGTATCTCCAAAATATTTGTAGATGAGGAAGAAAAAATTCTGGAAGTAATTGTGCCAGATGATCAACTTACTCCAGCTATAGGACAGAGAGGACAAAACGTAAAGTTAGCCTCTAAATTGCTAGGTTGGAAAATAGATGTTTATACAGAAACCCGTTATAATCAATTAAACGAAGATAAACGTATTTTAGAACAACTTGCAAGTGTAGCTGAAATTCCTATGCAAAACTTTTTAGATGCAGGCTTTGAAAGCCTTGAAGAAATAGAACAAGCAACAGAAGAGGAATTACTTTCTATAGAAGGGCTTTCTAAAGAAAAACTTAGTGATTTAAAAGCAGCAATTAATCTTTTAAAAACTAACAATTAA
- a CDS encoding flagellar basal body L-ring protein FlgH, whose protein sequence is MRITEIVILLGVIICFSCAPRQKQSTPVPALTPLPDIQSEPTYENPGSLFREESAHFLFADNRAKHIGDIVVVNIVESVSAKNKATTKSQKSSSINLGVSNFLGQQHMRLVPLGSAVGIGPTMGPRVAVGSTPLISASSTSKFNGDGETSREAEVTAKVAARVVKVLPNGVLQIEGARRIQVNGETQIIVVRGLARSRDIGPDNSISSNYLANAQIEIYGQGILADKQKPGWLTRLLDNIWPF, encoded by the coding sequence ATGCGTATTACAGAGATTGTAATATTACTAGGGGTAATAATATGTTTTAGTTGTGCTCCTCGTCAAAAACAATCAACTCCTGTACCTGCCTTAACACCTCTTCCAGATATTCAAAGTGAACCTACTTATGAAAATCCTGGTAGTTTATTTAGGGAAGAGAGTGCGCATTTTTTATTTGCTGATAATCGAGCCAAACATATAGGTGATATAGTTGTAGTTAATATAGTAGAAAGTGTGAGTGCAAAAAATAAGGCAACTACAAAGTCTCAAAAAAGTTCTTCTATAAATTTAGGAGTTAGTAATTTTTTGGGGCAACAACATATGAGGTTGGTGCCTCTTGGTTCTGCTGTAGGGATAGGGCCTACAATGGGACCTAGAGTGGCAGTAGGCAGTACACCTTTAATTTCTGCTAGTAGTACAAGTAAATTTAATGGTGATGGGGAAACTTCTAGAGAAGCAGAAGTGACAGCTAAAGTTGCTGCAAGAGTTGTAAAAGTACTACCTAATGGGGTTTTACAAATAGAAGGAGCAAGACGTATTCAGGTGAATGGAGAAACTCAAATTATTGTGGTGAGAGGTTTGGCCAGAAGTAGAGATATTGGTCCTGATAATAGCATTTCTTCTAATTATTTGGCCAATGCTCAGATAGAGATTTATGGTCAGGGAATATTAGCTGATAAACAAAAACCAGGATGGTTAACTCGTCTTTTGGATAATATTTGGCCATTTTAG
- the flgF gene encoding flagellar basal-body rod protein FlgF, protein MQKAMYSALFGALTQEFRLNTIANNLANVNTTGFKKDKLAFVDVFTRFASDYLDPNDTVKKRILWPEAKVMSETRLSREYVDLSPGTLKLTGNSLDFAIEGEGFFKIQTPDGIRYTRDGSFKRDPKTGNLVTSHGNLVLGENGPIEIPENGVITVNENGEIVVNGDIVDKLAVVSVSNIKALKKIGNNLFLLDRNKGQEIPSKDVFVKQGYLETSNVQVVEEMVNMIETLRAFEAMQKTMQSSKEQDDKVILQVGSIR, encoded by the coding sequence ATGCAAAAAGCAATGTATTCTGCTCTATTTGGTGCTTTGACCCAGGAGTTTCGGCTAAATACTATTGCCAATAATTTGGCAAATGTGAATACCACGGGATTTAAAAAAGATAAACTGGCTTTTGTTGACGTATTTACAAGGTTTGCCTCAGATTACTTAGATCCAAATGATACCGTTAAAAAACGAATTTTATGGCCAGAAGCAAAAGTGATGTCAGAAACTCGTCTAAGCAGAGAATATGTTGATTTAAGCCCAGGAACATTAAAACTTACAGGAAATTCTTTAGATTTTGCCATAGAAGGAGAAGGGTTTTTTAAGATTCAGACACCAGATGGAATTAGATATACGAGAGATGGCAGTTTTAAAAGAGATCCTAAAACAGGAAATTTGGTAACTTCCCATGGAAATCTAGTATTGGGAGAGAATGGTCCTATTGAAATCCCTGAAAATGGTGTAATTACTGTAAATGAAAACGGAGAGATTGTTGTAAATGGAGATATCGTTGATAAACTGGCTGTTGTTTCTGTTTCTAATATTAAAGCGTTGAAAAAAATTGGCAATAATCTTTTTCTTTTAGATCGAAATAAGGGTCAGGAAATTCCATCTAAAGATGTTTTTGTAAAGCAGGGTTATCTTGAAACTTCTAATGTGCAAGTTGTAGAAGAAATGGTAAATATGATAGAAACTTTACGTGCTTTTGAGGCTATGCAAAAAACAATGCAGTCTTCAAAAGAACAGGATGATAAGGTAATATTGCAAGTAGGAAGTATTAGATAA
- the flgG gene encoding flagellar basal-body rod protein FlgG has product MMRSLWTAATGMIAQQLNIDVTAHNLANVNTIGFKKSRAEFEDLMYQNLKIAGVENAGTRIPVGMQIGLGVRPVAVHKLFSQGDYQNTGNPLDLAIEGDGFFQVMVNGKPAYTRAGAFKLDNEGRIVTANGYILQPEFTVPPETQNIVVTETGHIAALDKEGNELAAADIPLYTFINPSGLKSIGRNLYLPTEASGDPTEGTPGENNVGTIAQGFLEMSNVELVEEMVNMIVGQRAFEINSKAITTSDQMLQVATNMKR; this is encoded by the coding sequence ATGATGCGTTCTCTTTGGACAGCAGCAACAGGAATGATTGCCCAACAGTTAAATATTGATGTTACTGCTCATAATTTAGCCAATGTTAATACAATTGGATTTAAAAAGAGTAGAGCAGAGTTTGAAGATTTAATGTATCAAAACTTAAAAATAGCTGGTGTTGAAAATGCAGGAACAAGAATTCCTGTTGGAATGCAAATTGGCTTAGGTGTAAGGCCAGTTGCAGTACACAAATTATTTTCTCAAGGAGATTATCAGAATACAGGAAATCCTCTTGATCTAGCCATAGAGGGAGATGGATTTTTTCAAGTAATGGTTAATGGAAAGCCAGCTTATACAAGAGCTGGTGCATTTAAATTAGATAATGAAGGAAGGATTGTTACAGCAAATGGATATATTTTACAGCCAGAATTTACAGTTCCACCAGAAACTCAAAATATAGTTGTTACGGAAACAGGACATATTGCGGCCTTAGATAAGGAAGGCAACGAATTAGCAGCTGCTGATATTCCACTTTATACTTTTATTAATCCTAGTGGTCTTAAAAGTATTGGTCGCAATTTATATTTACCAACAGAAGCTTCAGGTGATCCAACCGAAGGTACTCCAGGAGAAAATAATGTAGGAACAATTGCTCAGGGTTTTTTAGAAATGTCTAATGTGGAATTGGTGGAAGAAATGGTAAATATGATTGTAGGGCAAAGAGCTTTTGAAATAAATTCAAAAGCTATTACCACATCTGATCAAATGCTTCAAGTTGCTACGAATATGAAAAGGTAG
- the rimP gene encoding ribosome maturation factor RimP: MDKNLQQSLEDLIKEQCALHQLEYWGIEISFGRGKKGLLRIYIDKENGITIDELAKFSRELEVVLDIEDIIPGSYNLEVSSPGLNRKFFHPNQLKRFIGQSIKVKLKEPINKQKVFKGKLIKVEQNIFFLQTDKQEIKIDFFETEKVNLEYKF; the protein is encoded by the coding sequence ATGGATAAAAATTTACAACAATCTTTAGAAGACTTAATCAAAGAACAGTGTGCCCTGCACCAATTAGAGTATTGGGGGATAGAAATATCTTTTGGAAGGGGTAAAAAAGGTCTTTTAAGGATATATATAGACAAAGAAAATGGTATTACTATAGATGAATTAGCAAAATTTAGTCGAGAATTGGAAGTTGTTTTAGACATAGAAGATATAATTCCAGGTTCTTATAACCTAGAAGTATCTTCTCCTGGATTAAATAGAAAATTTTTTCATCCTAACCAACTTAAAAGATTTATAGGCCAAAGCATTAAGGTAAAATTAAAAGAACCAATAAATAAACAAAAAGTATTTAAAGGAAAATTGATAAAAGTAGAGCAAAATATTTTCTTTTTACAAACAGATAAGCAAGAAATAAAAATTGATTTTTTTGAAACAGAAAAAGTAAATTTAGAATATAAATTTTAG